A window of Streptomyces puniciscabiei genomic DNA:
AGCAGCGGGAAGGCGGGCAGCAGGAACCGCGGCTTGGAGGAGAAGGAGCCGGAGCCGCCGACCACGAGCAGGACCAGGATCCCGGCGAAGACCACCAGGGCGAGCGGGGCGCGCTCCAGGCACAGCAGCGCGAACAGCAGCACACCGGCCGCCACGATCACCAGGGCCGCCGGGTAGACGGCACCGCCCCCGTGCAGCAGCAGGGCCTTCGTGAAGCGTGCCGAGCCGACACCGAAGTCGAAGCGGGAGTCCCAGGCGCTCTGCACCTTGAAGTAGCCGCCGAGGAGGTCTCCCGTCCGGCTGCCCACCCAGAGCACATAGCCGAGCCAGCCCAGCGGGGCCAGCATGGCGCCGGCCCACACGCCCGCCGGGGCTCGGCCGCGCTGCCGCACGACCTCGTACGCGGCCGCGATGCAGACCGCCCCCGCCACCGCGAAGCCGCTGGGCCGGGACAGGCCCGCCAGCGCGGCCAGCGCACCGGCCCACACCCAGCGCCCCTTGAGGACGCAGTACAGGGACCAGACGGCAAGGGCGGCGAACAGCGACTCGGTGTAGGCGATGGTCAGCTCGACGGAGTGCGGCATGACAGCCCACAGGGCGACCAGCGCGGTCGCGACCCCGCGCCCGTAGAGGGTGTGCCCGATGACGTACACGCCGTACGCCGCGACACCCGCGGCGATCCAGGAGATGAGCAGCGCGGCCTGGCCGGGGGTGAAGGGCAGGACCGTGGTCAGCGCCCTGATCAGCCCCGGGTACAGCGGGAAGAACGCCCAGTCGCTCTGGACGGCGCCCTGCGGGGTGATCCAGATCTTGTGGCCGTAGCCCTGGGCGGCGATGTGCAGGTACCAGCGGGAGTCCCAGGAGTGGGCGAGGCTCTTGACCAGCGGATGCCCCCGGACCGCGTTCGTGACGATCACCAGGATGATCCCGGCGACCCGCACGGCCGCGAACAGGGCGAGGGCCGGGAGCGCCCCCTCGGGGATGCCACGCCGGGCGATCCGGGGCAGGGTCGGGGGACGCAGGGGCCGGGACGGGGCGGCCGACTCGGGCCGCGGTACTGAGGAGGTGCTCACTCTCTTGACCTTGGGCACGCCAGGTAAGACGGGCAAACTGCGACCCGGGTTTCTTACACTCTTCCACCCTGATTCAGGAATCGGTCAAGGAATGGGTACAAATCCCTTACTTGGCACCCCCCGAAGGAGCACTTGAGAGGTGTGGTTAGCATATGAGCGCTCCCTAGCTCGAAAGATGGATCCGTGACTGTCAACGACGACTCGTTCACCAACTGGAAGATCCGCGAGGAGATCGCGGAGTCGATGATCCCGCTCATCGGGAAGCTGCACCGCGAGCGGGACGTGACCGTCCTGCTGCACAGCCGCTCCTTGGTGAACAAGTCGGTGGTCAGCATCCTCAAGTCCCACCGCTTCGCCCGGCAGATCGACGGCGCGGAGCTGTCGGTCACCGAGACCATGCCGTTCCTCGAGGCCCTGACCACCCTCGACCTCGGGCCCTCCCAGATCGACCTCGGCATGCTGGCCACCACCTACAAGGCCGACGACCGCGGTCTGAGCGTGGCGGAGTTCACCGCCGAGGCCGTCGCCGGCGCCACCGGCGCCAACAAGATCGAGCGCCGTGAGCCGCGCGACGTCGTCCTGTACGGCTTCGGCCGCATCGGCCGGCTGGTCGCCCGCCTGCTGATCGAGAAGTCCGGCTCCGGCAACGGCCTGCGCCTGCGCGCCATCGTGGTGCGCGGCGGCGGCGCCCAGGACATCGTCAAGCGCGCCTCGCTGCTGCGCCGCGACTCCATCCACGGCCAGTTCCAGGGCACGATCACCGTCGACGAGGACACCAGCACGATCGTCGCCAACGGCAACGCCATCAAGGTGATCTACGCCGACGACCCGTCGGCCGTGGACTACACGGAGTACGGCATCCGGGACGCCATCCTCATCGACAACACCGGCAAGTGGCGCGACCGCGAGGGCCTGTCCAAGCACCTGCGCCCCGGCATCGAGAAGGTCGTGCTGACCGCGCCGGGCAAGGGCGACGTGCCCAACATCGTGCACGGGGTCAACCACGACACCATCAAGCCGGACGAGCAGATCCTGTCGTGCGCCTCCTGCACCACCAACGCCATCGTCCCGCCGCTGAAGGCGATGGACGACGAGTACGGCGTGCTGCGCGGCCACGTGGAGACCGTCCACTCGTTCACCAACGACCAGAACCTGCTGGACAATTACCACAAGTCCGAGCGCCGTGGCCGCTCCGCGCCGCTCAACATGGTGATCACCGAGACCGGTGCCGCCTCCGCCGTCGCCAAGGCGCTGCCGGACCTCAAGGCGAAGATCAGCGGCAGCTCGATCCGCGTCCCCGTGCCGGACGTTTCTATCGCAATTCTCAACCTGCAGCTGGCCCGCGAGACCACCCGTGAGGAGGTCCACGACTACCTGCGCGAGGTCTCCCTGACCTCGCCGCTCAAGCGCCAGATCGACTTCATCACGGCGCCCGACGCGGTCTCCAGCGACTTCATCGGCTCGCGCCACGCCTCGATCGTGGACGCCGGCGCCCTGAAGGTCGACGGCGACAACGCGATCCTCTACCTCTGGTACGACAACGAGTTCGGCTACTCCTGCCAGGTCGTCCGGGTCGTCCAGCACGTCTCGGGCGTGGAGTACCCCACGTACCCCGCGACGGCGGTCTGATCCCTCTCGCCGGCACGCGTACGGCCGCCGACCGGGGTTCCGGTCGGCGGCCGTCCTGCTGGGGCGCGTGCGGTCAGGCCTTGGCGGGCCTGGCGCAGGCGCCCGCGGCACACGCGGTGAGCCACTGGTCGAAGTCGGCGTCGTAGCGGGTGCCGATGCCGTCGTGATAGACGGCGTATCCGCCGGCGTAGTCACCGACGCGGAAGCGGGCCAGCATGCGCTGGATGTCGTCGGGGTGCTGTTCGGCCATGTAGCGCACGGCGAGATAGCCCCACGGGTAGGTGCGGATCACGTCGCTGTTGTCGTAGGTGTTCTCGAACAGCGTGCTCAGCTTGTAGGTGTGCCTGCCCGCCTCCTGGATCGCCTGGTCGTCGGCGATGCCCCGGTAGCTGTAGGACACGTACTCGGCGATGCCCTCGATCCACCACACGTCCGGCACGGTCGTCTCCTGGGCGAAGTCGCCCTTCATGTCGTCGCGACCGTCGAGGAAGTGCGTGTACTCGTGGTTGAGGTTCCAGATGCGGGCGGGGAAACCGTCGTCGGAGGGCTTCTGGTACATGATCGACGTGACGTGGTTGGCCGGGTCGGACGGGTCGCCGTCCAGGGTCATGCCGCCGTTGTCGGTACTGATGCCGTAGATCGGGCCGGCGTAGGTCTGGTAGTCGGCGCGGCTGGCGAAGACCACGAGCCGGATCGTGGACACGTACTGGCCGGGTATCGCTCCGTCGGCCTTGACCAGACCGCGGAAGTACGCGCTCTGGTCCAGCACGCTGGCGCAGGCGGCGTCGAGGTCTGCGGCGGTGAGCGACTGGGCGAGGACGGAGACGTTCGCGTCGCACTGGCGGCCGACCGGCAGGACGGCCCTGGTCAGCTTGGCGGGCAGGTCGCAGACGTCGTAGTAGGCGCAGTCGGCGCTGTCGTAGGCGTTCGCCTGGGTGGCCACGGCGACCCAGAGCCCGGCCGTGGGGCCGGTCATCGCGGTCTCGTCCAGCAGCTCCCTGGTCAACGGGCGGACCGTGTCCTGCAGTTCGGGGTGCTCGACGTAACGGGCCAGGTTCATCCCGGCGTTGGAGTCCAGGAAGGCCTGATCGGTGCCGAGCAGGTCGGTGTTGGCGAGCGCGAAGTCGTGCAGGGTGTCGATGATGGCCGGGTGGGCCTCGACCGCCTTGACGTAGTCGGGGTTCCAGTTGCCGCGCCACAGCGGCGTGTAGACGTCGTTGACGGCCCTGACCATGCTGTCCACGGAGTCGTACGAGCTGTCGTAGTCGTTCAGCAGCCGCCGGTAGACGGGGAGATAGCGGCCCTGCTGGTCGGCGCTGTCGGTGAGGACGACGCTCTCGCCGAGGATGTCGCCGTTGACCGCCGTCACGTCGCGCGAGTGGGACCGGGCGAAGAAGGCGTCCAGGCCGGACGTGACGGCCGTGGTGAGGCGGGAGGTGTACGGGCCGACGTCCGCGGAGTGGTTGAACTGCACGTAGTAGCCGGCCCGCAGGAAGAGGACCAGCTGTTCCAGGCCACCGGAGTCGTCGCCGCGGTACAGCTTGGCAGTGCGGCTGTAGGCGGCCGCGACGCTGAGCATCTGGGCCTCGCGGAAGACGTCGTGCGCGTCCTTGCCGGTCACCGAAAAGAGCGTGTTGACGCAGTCGGTGGACGAGGCCTTCACGAGGGCGACGAGGGCGGAGCCGCTGCGGCTGCCGAAGTCGGCCGGGGTGCAGGAGGCCGCCGTGGCCGCCCTTCGGGCCGGACGGGGCGAGAGGGGCTGCAGAGGTGGGAGCCGGTCAGGGCTGAGCCGCCGGGCCTGGGTCGCGGGCCGCTCGGTGACGGCGGTGGTCGCGCCGGCCGGCGACGGCTCGGGCGCGTGCTGCCGGGACGCGGTGGCGGCGCGGGTGTGCGGCTGCTGCGGGGCCGCCGACACCGGCGTGGACAGCAGTCCGGCCACGGTCACGCAGACGACCGCGGCGCCGGCCACGCCTGCGGCCGTACGGGGGTGGCCGCGGCCGGGCATGCGTCTGGGCAGCGCGAAGCGATAGCGCATCTGGATTCCTCCACGAAGGGATGCGCCTCGGTGGGGTGTTGAGGCGTGTGAGGCACTGTCTCAGCGGGGCACCCGCCCCAACAATGCCGTGTGACATAGCACATGACACTGTCGGCGCATAACATCGCGGGGTGCCTTTGACCGGCCGCTACGCCCCGGTGCCGCTCCAGGTGTGCGAGGCCCACGCGCGCAGATGGGGTGCCTGCGCGACCAGGTCGCGGTAGGCGGCGTGGGCGGACTGGGACAGTGCCTCCACGGCCTCGCCGGTGACGGTGTCGGGCCGCCAGGCCAGCACATAGCGGCACCACAGCGGGGAGCCGGCCAAGGGCTTGACCACGACATGCGGGATCGGCCGCAGCGTCGGCTGTACGAGGGACACCCCGAGGCCGTCGGCGATCATGCTCTGCAGCTGGCTCTGGTCACCGAGGAACTCGTGCACGGTGACCGGTGTGAACCCGGCCGCCGCACAGGCGTCGTAGAACACCCCCGGCCAGCCGGCACCGTCGTCCGGCGTCACGAACCACGCGTCCTCGGCCAGGTCGGCGAGCTGGACCTGGGCGCACTGGCGCAGCCGGTGCCGGGAGGGCAGGGCCACGAACGTCGGCTCGGTGACGATCCCGCGGTGCCGCACCGCGCCCGAGTGGCGCAGCTCCATGCCCGGATAGTCGGCGGCGATGGCCGCGTCCACCGCGCCCTCCTCCAGCAGTTCCACGATCCGGGAGGAGGCGTAGACGCTGGTGACGGCGAGGGACACCTCCGGCAGCCGGGTGCGAACGCGGGAGACCGTCCCGGACAGCATGGGCGAGTTCGTCGCCGCCACGCGCAGGGTACGGCGGGCCCGCGACGCGGCCCGGCGATGGCCGATGGCGTCGGCGCGGGTCAGCACGTCACGGGCCTGGGCGACGACCTCCGCGCCGTAGCGGGTGGGCCGCACTCCGCTCGTGCCGCGCTCGAACAGCGGCTCGCCGAGGTGCCGCTCGATGCGCCGCAGCTGGGTGCTCACGGCGGGCTGCGAGTAGCCGAGCTGTGTCGCGGCCCGGCCCACGCTGCCGGCGTCGGCGATCGCGCACAGCACCCGCAGGTGCCGCAGCTCCAGCTCCATCGCGCCACTCCCCGTCTCCGGCCCAGGGAGATCCTTCCGCCTCGCCCGGGAAAACCAGTGCTCACAGCCATGGCCGGCCGTGGTCGCGACCGGCGGACCGAAGCGTCGCACTGCGCCGCGCCCCGCACAAGTCGCAGGTCCGCCGACCTGGGGCAGCCGGGTTTCCGGCCGGGCGGCTCCCGTGCGTCGTCCTGGGGACAGCCGTCCATGCCGGGCGGGTGCGGGGCGGCAGGCAGCGTGGCGGGCTGGGCCACTCCGCGCCGACCGTCCCGACCGTCGCGACCGTCCCTGCGCACCCGACCAGGCCCTGTCCGCCTCACCCCCCTGAATCCCCACCGGCCCAGACCACCTCAGTGCCGGCCCAGCACCTCCGCGACCCGGATGAAACCGTCCGTGCCGTGGCCGAGTCCGATGGTGCGCCGGGCCAGACCTTCCACGGCGCGCATCACGCTCGCGTCGATGCCATGGGCATCGGAGACGGCGACGACATGGGCCATGGTCGAAGCGGCGGAGGTGAGCGGGTTGATGGCCCCGGAGTAGGAGCCTTCGTCGGCGTCCTGCGCGAACTCGGCGAAGAGCGGCGGCAGGACGGCGCCGATGCCCTGCGCGAAGGGCGCGAGCTCACCGGCCGTGACGCCCTCGGCCCGGGCGATGGCCACGGCGTGGGCGTAGCCGGCCATCGCCGTCCAGAAGAGGTCGAGCAGGGCGATGTCGAAGGTGGCGGCGCGTCCGATCTCCTCGCCGAGGTGGGTGTGTGTGCCACCCAGTGCCTCCAGCACGGGCCGGTGCTCCTCGTACAGGTCCCGCGGTCCGCTGTGCAGGATGACCGCC
This region includes:
- a CDS encoding glycosyltransferase family 39 protein encodes the protein MSTSSVPRPESAAPSRPLRPPTLPRIARRGIPEGALPALALFAAVRVAGIILVIVTNAVRGHPLVKSLAHSWDSRWYLHIAAQGYGHKIWITPQGAVQSDWAFFPLYPGLIRALTTVLPFTPGQAALLISWIAAGVAAYGVYVIGHTLYGRGVATALVALWAVMPHSVELTIAYTESLFAALAVWSLYCVLKGRWVWAGALAALAGLSRPSGFAVAGAVCIAAAYEVVRQRGRAPAGVWAGAMLAPLGWLGYVLWVGSRTGDLLGGYFKVQSAWDSRFDFGVGSARFTKALLLHGGGAVYPAALVIVAAGVLLFALLCLERAPLALVVFAGILVLLVVGGSGSFSSKPRFLLPAFPLLIPMARALTRTWRVRPAHAVVVYGGLTVMSLLFGAFVTVVAHSPL
- a CDS encoding glyceraldehyde-3-phosphate dehydrogenase translates to MTVNDDSFTNWKIREEIAESMIPLIGKLHRERDVTVLLHSRSLVNKSVVSILKSHRFARQIDGAELSVTETMPFLEALTTLDLGPSQIDLGMLATTYKADDRGLSVAEFTAEAVAGATGANKIERREPRDVVLYGFGRIGRLVARLLIEKSGSGNGLRLRAIVVRGGGAQDIVKRASLLRRDSIHGQFQGTITVDEDTSTIVANGNAIKVIYADDPSAVDYTEYGIRDAILIDNTGKWRDREGLSKHLRPGIEKVVLTAPGKGDVPNIVHGVNHDTIKPDEQILSCASCTTNAIVPPLKAMDDEYGVLRGHVETVHSFTNDQNLLDNYHKSERRGRSAPLNMVITETGAASAVAKALPDLKAKISGSSIRVPVPDVSIAILNLQLARETTREEVHDYLREVSLTSPLKRQIDFITAPDAVSSDFIGSRHASIVDAGALKVDGDNAILYLWYDNEFGYSCQVVRVVQHVSGVEYPTYPATAV
- a CDS encoding collagenase → MRYRFALPRRMPGRGHPRTAAGVAGAAVVCVTVAGLLSTPVSAAPQQPHTRAATASRQHAPEPSPAGATTAVTERPATQARRLSPDRLPPLQPLSPRPARRAATAASCTPADFGSRSGSALVALVKASSTDCVNTLFSVTGKDAHDVFREAQMLSVAAAYSRTAKLYRGDDSGGLEQLVLFLRAGYYVQFNHSADVGPYTSRLTTAVTSGLDAFFARSHSRDVTAVNGDILGESVVLTDSADQQGRYLPVYRRLLNDYDSSYDSVDSMVRAVNDVYTPLWRGNWNPDYVKAVEAHPAIIDTLHDFALANTDLLGTDQAFLDSNAGMNLARYVEHPELQDTVRPLTRELLDETAMTGPTAGLWVAVATQANAYDSADCAYYDVCDLPAKLTRAVLPVGRQCDANVSVLAQSLTAADLDAACASVLDQSAYFRGLVKADGAIPGQYVSTIRLVVFASRADYQTYAGPIYGISTDNGGMTLDGDPSDPANHVTSIMYQKPSDDGFPARIWNLNHEYTHFLDGRDDMKGDFAQETTVPDVWWIEGIAEYVSYSYRGIADDQAIQEAGRHTYKLSTLFENTYDNSDVIRTYPWGYLAVRYMAEQHPDDIQRMLARFRVGDYAGGYAVYHDGIGTRYDADFDQWLTACAAGACARPAKA
- a CDS encoding LysR family transcriptional regulator; translated protein: MELELRHLRVLCAIADAGSVGRAATQLGYSQPAVSTQLRRIERHLGEPLFERGTSGVRPTRYGAEVVAQARDVLTRADAIGHRRAASRARRTLRVAATNSPMLSGTVSRVRTRLPEVSLAVTSVYASSRIVELLEEGAVDAAIAADYPGMELRHSGAVRHRGIVTEPTFVALPSRHRLRQCAQVQLADLAEDAWFVTPDDGAGWPGVFYDACAAAGFTPVTVHEFLGDQSQLQSMIADGLGVSLVQPTLRPIPHVVVKPLAGSPLWCRYVLAWRPDTVTGEAVEALSQSAHAAYRDLVAQAPHLRAWASHTWSGTGA
- a CDS encoding NAD(P)-dependent oxidoreductase, coding for MSTSTTLPAVTVLGLGPMGRSLAGAFLRAGLRTTVWNRTPGKDRELIEQGAAGAGSAEEAVAAGDLTVVCVVDYDAVDALLRPEPVTEVLKGRTVVNLTADTPGRARETAHWAADHAIRYLDGAIMTPAPSIGTPQAVILHSGPRDLYEEHRPVLEALGGTHTHLGEEIGRAATFDIALLDLFWTAMAGYAHAVAIARAEGVTAGELAPFAQGIGAVLPPLFAEFAQDADEGSYSGAINPLTSAASTMAHVVAVSDAHGIDASVMRAVEGLARRTIGLGHGTDGFIRVAEVLGRH